Genomic window (Escherichia fergusonii ATCC 35469):
TACCGATTAAATCGCGGTCGCGAATATGCTTTTGAATCAGTTCAAGCAGAGCTATACGCCGATGTTGCATGATCTCATCGTCAGGCACGATGGTGATATCCACCAACGGAAAAGCTTCGGTGTACAACTGCCGGGCAAGTTGCGGATCATCAAACTCATCCAGCCAGTTAAGTGAGTATGGGTAGGGCGAGGTTTCGCCATGATAAAACAGCAACGGCACCACCAGCGGGACTCTGTCATAGCCTTTGTCAAGGTGACGCTGCATGGCGGCGGTGGCATAGCGCATTAGCCGAAAAGCCATATTCTTTTCCGCAGAACTTTGATGTTCAATCACGCAGTAGATATAGCCGTCACCGTCGCTGGTTTCCACCGACCACAAAACATCCGAGTAGTAAGCGCGTAAACTTTTTTCAATAAAGCTGGTGGGTTCCAGGCGTAAGGTTTGCAGGTTGCAAAGTTCACGCAGTGGCTCCGGTAGATGTATTTCGAGAAAATCCCGCGCGGTTTCGGGCGAGAACATAAAGGTTTTAAACACCGCATCATGCGGGGAGGAGGTTGTTGATTCGGTCATGGTTGTCCGTCACCTGATATTTATGATGACGCGACATTACGGGGATCTCGAAACAATGACATCTGCCAGTTTCTGCCTTTGCGAGACGTTTTCAGAAGAATTTTCAAAGCGATGCAACGCATACATTGAGCGAGGAATCGCGCCCGCAAAAATGCCCGATAAGCAATGCGCTTACCGGGCATCACAAGGAAGATTAAGACAGCGCCTGGGCCAGCAGCGTAATCGGGTGTTCGCAGCGAAGGCTTGTGGACATCTCAATCTGCCATTTGCAGGTTTCGCAGTCGGTGACCACCAGATCCGCGCCGCTTTCTTCTATCTGGC
Coding sequences:
- a CDS encoding ISNCY family transposase is translated as MTESTTSSPHDAVFKTFMFSPETARDFLEIHLPEPLRELCNLQTLRLEPTSFIEKSLRAYYSDVLWSVETSDGDGYIYCVIEHQSSAEKNMAFRLMRYATAAMQRHLDKGYDRVPLVVPLLFYHGETSPYPYSLNWLDEFDDPQLARQLYTEAFPLVDITIVPDDEIMQHRRIALLELIQKHIRDRDLIGMVDRITTLLVRGFTNDSQLQTLFNYLLQCGDTSRFTRFIQEIAERSPLQKERLMTIAERLRQEGHQIGWQEGKLEGLQQGMHEQAIKIALRMLEQGIDHDLVLAATQLSEADLAANNH